A DNA window from Argopecten irradians isolate NY chromosome 10, Ai_NY, whole genome shotgun sequence contains the following coding sequences:
- the LOC138333348 gene encoding peroxidasin homolog isoform X3 has protein sequence MKSSPCWIYRIIKWSSILLVIPFAQGLNYIRHHARPIFLSTQQNITVHLGQTAHLKCKIKYLGTKTVQWRKIPNNYPLTIGALPFSPREEISINHRAMDDMVSQWTLVIKGTSTADTGSYECKVSASETLPYIVHLNVLDKPVYIEKTIWLQGTEFVSVNQMINLTCNATGVDRAPEHIDWFHNGHIVHQSDPKWQNRLKIVMFQPEVPGRSLISQLIIEFSRSGDQGNYVCRSSEKKTTSLNVHVLNAEKDNIKKRFDNEPSRTSIPDESPQENRENHAAHLTTNCVLLFLSALLAVR, from the exons GTCTCAATTATATTCGTCATCACGCCAGACCGATTTTCCTGTCGACCCAACAGAATATCACCGTTCACCTGGGACAGACAGCCCACCTCAAGTGCAAGATAAAATACCTGGGCACAAAAACc GTTCAGTGGAGGAAAATCCCAAATAATTATCCATTGACGATAGGAGCTTTACCTTTCTCTCCACGTGAGGAAATAAGTATAAACCATCGCGCGATGGACGATATGGTGTCACAATGGACGCTGGTCATCAAAGGCACATCGACGGCTGACACCGGCAGTTATGAGTGCAAAGTGAGCGCGAGCGAGACTTTACCTTATATAGTACATCTAAATGTTCTAG ATAAACctgtatatatagaaaaaa CAATCTGGCTGCAAGGGACGGAGTTCGTAAGTGTAAACCAGATGATAAACCTAACATGCAATGCAACTGGTGTGGACCGGGCACCAGAACACATAGACTGGTTTCATAACGGCCATATTGTGCACCAAAGCGACCCCAAGTGGCAGAATCGACTCAAGATAGTAATGTTCCAACCGGAAGTTCCGGGGAGATCACTAATAAGTCAGCTGATCATAGAATTCAGTAGATCCGGAGATCAAGGGAACTATGTTTGCCGGAGCTCCGAAAAGAAAACTACGAGTCTAAATGTGCATGTTCTCAACG cTGAAAAAGACAATATAAAGAAAAGATTTG ATAATGAACCTTCGC GAACCTCTATTCCAGATGAAAGCCCACAGGAAAATAGAGAAAATCATGCAGCGCACCTAACTACGAACTgtgtattattgtttttatccgCTTTACTGGCAGTGAGGTGA